A region from the Arachis ipaensis cultivar K30076 chromosome B01, Araip1.1, whole genome shotgun sequence genome encodes:
- the LOC107632996 gene encoding galactoside 2-alpha-L-fucosyltransferase — MKRLITIRNVEEGGDTDDALKNLNLNLSSDLEKKNNTTTLPLMRLMGLFLVSFMLFSVLFSLSVVLRDPPSDAVLEASPTITTTVFQQQGVNNISSDSVEKPIDKLIGGLLIEGFDERSCLSRYQSANYHKGLSAKPSSYLISRLRKYEALHKQCGPYTEAYNKTVKELRSGQFSKSSPCKYVVWISFSGLGNRILTLASAFLYALLTDRVLLVDPGVDMVDLFCEPFPEVSWFLPPDFPLKSQFHGFNQKSEQCYGKMLKNNSVASSTLPPSFLYLHLVHDYDDEDKLFFCDEQQNFLKKVPWLLIKTDNYFTPSLFLMPSFEQELKDLFPNKETIFHFLGRYLLHPTNNVWGLVVRYYESYLANANERVGIQIRVFDTDPGPFQHVLDQILACTLKENLLPDVNREDDIVSPSETPKSKAVLMTSLNAGYFEKVRDMYWEYPTVTGEVVGIYQPSHEGHQQSEKQIHNQKAWAEMYLLSLSDVLVTSSWSTFGYVAQGLGGLKPWILYKPENRTAPNPPCRRAMSMEPCFHAPPFYDCRAKRGIDTGELVPHVRHCEDMSWGLKLVDRDNFD, encoded by the exons ATGAAAAGGCTCATTACAATTAGGAATGTGGAAGAAGGTGGTGACACTGATGATGCATTGAagaatctgaatctgaatctgTCCTCAgatttggagaagaagaataaCACTACTACTCTCCCTCTTATGCGTTTGATGGGGCTCTTTCTTGTTTCTTTCATGCTCTTCTCTGTGCTCTTCTCACTCTCTGTTGTTCTTAGAGACCCTCCCTCTGATGCTGTTCTAGAAGCTTCACCCACTATTACTACTACTGTCTTTCAGCAACAAG GTGTGAACAATATTTCCTCTGATTCTGTTGAGAAGCCAATTGATAAACTGATTGGGGGCCTTCTAATCGAAGGATTCGATGaaagatcttgtctcagcaggtATCAATCAGCCAATTATCACAAAGGACTATCAGCTAAACCTTCTTCTTACCTTATTTCTAGGCTAAGAAAATATGAAGCTCTACACAAACAATGTGGACCTTATACCGAAGCTTATAACAAAACTGTGAAAGAACTCAGGTCTGGTCAGTTTTCCAAGTCCTCACCTTGTAAATATGTTGTGTGGATTTCATTTAGTGGATTGGGGAATAGGATATTGACCCTAGCTTCTGCATTTCTTTATGCTCTCCTTACGGACCGAGTTCTGCTGGTCGATCCGGGAGTGGATATGGTTGATCTCTTTTGTGAACCATTCCCAGAAGTGTCCTGGTTTCTCCCTCCTGATTTTCCTCTCAAAAGTCAGTTTCATGGTTTCAATCAGAAATCTGAACAATGTTATGGAAAAATGCTGAAAAACAACTCGGTTGCGAGTTCAACTTTGCCGCCCTCTTTTCTCTACCTTCATCTAGTCCATGACTATGATGATGAAGACAAGCTTTTCTTCTGTGATGAACAACAAAATTTCCTCAAGAAAGTACCATGGTTACTCATCAAAACAGATAATTACTTCACTCCATCTCTATTCTTGATGCCGTCTTTCGAGCAGGAACTGAAGGACCTATTCCCAAACAAAGAAACAATTTTCCATTTCTTGGGCAGATACTTGCTCCACCCAACAAACAACGTGTGGGGACTAGTTGTAAGATACTACGAATCTTATTTAGCCAATGCCAATGAAAGAGTTGGCATACAAATTCGAGTGTTCGACACAGATCCTGGCCCATTCCAACATGTATTGGATCAAATCTTAGCTTGTACATTGAAGGAGAATCTCTTGCCGGATGTTAACCGCGAAGACGACATAGTGAGTCCATCAGAAACACCGAAATCGAAAGCGGTGCTAATGACATCCTTAAATGCTGGCTATTTTGAAAAGGTAAGGGACATGTATTGGGAATATCCTACTGTGACAGGAGAAGTTGTTGGAATTTACCAACCAAGCCATGAAGGACATCAACAATCCGAGAAACAGATTCATAACCAAAAAGCTTGGGCAGAAATGTACCTCTTAAGTTTGAGTGATGTGTTGGTTACTAGTTCTTGGTCTACTTTTGGATATGTTGCTCAAGGTCTTGGAGGCTTGAAGCCTTGGATACTCTACAAGCCCGAGAACCGAACTGCTCCGAATCCTCCTTGCCGGCGTGCCATGTCGATGGAACCGTGTTTCCATGCTCCTCCATTCTATGACTGCAGGGCTAAGAGAGGAATTGACACAGGTGAACTTGTTCCTCATGTGAGGCACTGTGAAGATATGAGTTGGGGTCTTAAGCTTGTAGACAGAGacaattttgattaa